The following nucleotide sequence is from Citrus sinensis cultivar Valencia sweet orange chromosome 6, DVS_A1.0, whole genome shotgun sequence.
ACTGTACATACACAGACTTCGAAATCTTATATGAAcgaattatttagaaattaatataagagagCAAGAGGGATTCAAGGAAAGTGTTGCATACCTAACGACTAATTAAGCTAAATTAAGTTGCTCTTAAACTGCTTATGAGTTTCTAGCTTAACAACTGTTCATGATCAATTTTGCTGTTTAATTTGACAGTGCTCGTTTTCAATTAAGTCAATGCTCCTTAGGCAAATTGACCAAGTCCAGAGCAAAATAATTTAGTGTATTGGCTCTATCTTTATGGATAAGTGTTgaattgagatattttctttctcttcttccatGAGATTGAcatgctttatttttattattattatcaaagtAAACCAATCGCTCTCTGTCTTGCTCAATTAGGGCAGTCCAtgtctttgttattttttggaCAGATATCAACGTCGTCaactttattcttcttcttcttcttcttcttttttaattattaacaaaatctCTCACCAAACTTATAGTTTGGTTCTTAAATATGCAATTATGTTCTAATAATCCACATTAGCACTTAAAATAAGCTCTATGCATGGATTGGTTTATGTTGATACAAAAACCTATAagttattaggtaaaaatcgATATTAGTATATAAGTAAAATAAGCTCTAATACTCCCCATTTACATTAACATATATAGCCATTTAGGgtataagaaaaagaaggagaaaaaatatgaaagaaaaatttgaggTGGTTTTTTGCCAATTCATcgacaaaatatatatatatatattgtaattgATCATATATCTTTCTTGATTTTGCTGAAACCTAGATGAAGCTTCTggctatattattaatacagATAAACTTTTTACTAAAGAAATGACATTTACGTCAGACCAATtgaggaaataaaaaatgttatataCAGAGTGCTCGAGCAGTTAAAAGGATTGGCTTTAAGACTTAAGAAGGATCTAATCTAATGACAACACATGacaaattacattaaattattcATTGGGGTGGTAATTTTGGCGAAGATTCAGCCCGATTCTTCGTTCTCGAGTTGCTTACttggtttaattaattaatcaattaactAATTGATTTACTATGAATCTCTAATCTCAATTCTCAAACCCGTGCCATAGATTTCACCAccataaatatttgatttaattactggcttagaaaaaaaaaataattcccTCGATATGCACATAAATATAGctacaatttcaaaaaatgtaAGCGCTTCTTTTTCACATTGAAACTCAACTCAAGTagcttttctaattttaagtCCTTATCAAATTGCATACCCAAGAAAAGACCAACAAAGTTGCATTGCATGGCACTACTTTTAAATTACCTAAAAGTCAAGTGGCAAATTTGTAATCAAAATCCTTTATAAATCCCATTTGAACATTGAACTAGAACCAAGACTTACCCCACACAcactcccccccccccccccccccccccccccccctcccccccgcCCGACCcccgggaaaaaaaaatcaaaactaccAACGACATAAAAATGGTTAGCAGCCCATCGAACCTAAAAACCCCGCATCCTCTTCAAGCTTTGTCAATGAagtcttcatcttcttctacTCTAAGCTACATGAAGATCAAAACCCTAATCCACAGCTTCATTTTCTCGCACGTGTGTCGCGTTATACGCGCTCTCTCTAAAGCAAAATCCATTATCATTGAGGTTCTCAAAGATAATCAACCTATTCACCACTTCATTTACCCtaagaagaacaagaacaagaagTACATGACCAAAATACTTTTTGGTTCATTTAGGTTACATTATAATTGGTGTTCTTCGCATGTTATGCCCGTGCCAGCGCCTGTTCTCGATGAATTTACAGCTACACATTTGTACTATGATCCGTCATGGAATTCGATAATTTCAACTGAGAAATGTGAGGATCACGGCCCGGAATCTGAGCTTTCTGGCTATCTTCAATGGCTTGAGGAAAAGGGAAATAACGCAAATGAGATTGATCGGCTTGCCGATGTCTTCATAGCAAATTGCCATGAGAAGTTCAGGTTGGAGAAGCAAGAATCATACAGGAGATTTCAAGAAATGCTAGCTAGAAGCATGTGAGGAACTAATATTTGTGTgggttgttattattattattattattatttttcagaagCTTTCCCATTCTATGCCATGTTAGATACTTTGGTGGGGTGAGGAAAGAATAGTTTAATTAACGGGTGTATTATTGAggtttatttttggttattttaatttcctaaCTTTTAGTCCTCTTATGCTTTTTTGTGTAAAAGTGAAGGGATTTAGAGAATTGTACATCATGGATTGGTGGGTTTGTGGGTATTTGTGCAATTCTTATCTTCAAATGTTCATGGATGTTAgccttttaattttcaactGTGTCTCTAGTGTAATTTGAACTgaatttctaataatttttgttgttaatttttatgaactCTCTCTCTTCAACCATATGAGAGTCCTTTTCCTCCTTGTCAATTTACTTTCAAGGCTAGCAAATAATAGTTTCAAGATTGTGAGTatcaatttgatgaaaagcTCCAATTATTATAGAgcatctataaataaaaaaatttacgaaAAAAATCTTAccacaattatattttaattggtcTTAGTTTTGTCATGCAACGATCTGGCAAAAGCAAacctatttaaaattaaacatccGCGAAGAAATTGATTAaatacgtttttttttttttttttttgtttacacAGTTCGAAGAAGTTTTGAATTCTACTGAAGACTAGGTCTTCACCAACTCTCAGTAGCAGTACTAATTGCTGATTTCAAGTATACTTTTCGTactctccaaaaaaaaaaaaagaagtataCTTTTCGTACATTCTAGTTTTCGGTGTTTGTGAACTATAAAACTCAAGATTTTGGTTATTGTGTTAATCATTGTTGGTTGATGATACGAATTACATTATGCTTTGGACCAAGAGTGTGATCGCTTATTCACTTTCAACTATGCCTTGGAGtaaatgtcaaattttatatctttcTATTCAAGTCTacatatcaataattttgttttcttttttaaatacaaatattggATCCTTTATTTAACAACTTAAATTGTCTGATCTAATGATTTAGTAACATAAAATTAGAGATCCATCTTGTAATTTCTTCCGTGCTGGTTTTacctcaattaattaattaatttttaaccaaTTTTTGAACTTCTGTTCTAATTTCTTTAGATTCACATGAGAAAATCTCTAAAAAATTGTAcatatttgataataatatcatGTCCTTACCTAACGacttaaacttatttttttcaattagtgTGAATATTCTAAATCTCTCatctacaattaaaaaaaaaaattcaatttgtaagttttgaattttctcaattaagtAGATGTATTGTGAATAGAATCAAAATACTTATGttaaacccaaaaataaacTCAATACAAATGCGTAGGTGGTTGAAGCCTTGACACAAGTCACTTGTAAGACCTACCGAGTTTTCTCGAATTAAGTACATGTACTTTGAAAATGCGTGAAAAACGCTTGCGTGAAACCCAAAAACAGACCCTTTACAAAAGTGTGGCTGAACCCTAAACACAAGTCATCACATATGATGAAATAAGCAGACAGTCACCAGTTAATTAAAACTACATTGATTCAAAACCCATTAGCACAAGTTCAAAGTGGGAAAGCAAAATTGaaaaggtgaaactcttacgTACGCCGGACAATTATATTCCTTAATTATGCCAACTACCTAATTTTTACAACGagctttaattcttttttcagaACAATGAC
It contains:
- the LOC102608400 gene encoding uncharacterized protein LOC102608400, with protein sequence MVSSPSNLKTPHPLQALSMKSSSSSTLSYMKIKTLIHSFIFSHVCRVIRALSKAKSIIIEVLKDNQPIHHFIYPKKNKNKKYMTKILFGSFRLHYNWCSSHVMPVPAPVLDEFTATHLYYDPSWNSIISTEKCEDHGPESELSGYLQWLEEKGNNANEIDRLADVFIANCHEKFRLEKQESYRRFQEMLARSM